Proteins co-encoded in one Setaria viridis chromosome 9, Setaria_viridis_v4.0, whole genome shotgun sequence genomic window:
- the LOC117836358 gene encoding protein IQ-DOMAIN 19: MGRAGKWLRSFLPGRRGGREKATGAAETDLALALPGTGTAVTTPASTPGAKEKRRWSFRRPAAASPAKDALGGRLAAYGSLEPRVVDPDQHAVAVAIATAAAAEAAMAAKHAAAAVVRLSASAPGSKRTVIGIDEAAAIKIQAVFRSYLARKALCALRGLVKLQALVRGHLVRRQASHTLRCMQALVAAQQRARAARLRMLDDEKPFRTPRTTPTRRSSPHHPRFRHHQDPEENVKIVEVDTSGGAGEVHGTPRTSRRSSCYATPLCRTPSKNELYQKVSPTPSALTDASARTYSGRYDDFSFATARASPYRHTPSRHHHHHHDDEGAADKPAADHPLLVPSYMANTESSRAKARSQSAPRQRLSVSSAAAGEAACPWERQASSGRRRASLESQAQATPGARGVAPRYGPVRVQRCPSQASAPGACPWGSRLDRWSASAHDSECGSTSTVMTAATTTYCWSLATDNAGMA, encoded by the exons ATGGGCAGGGCGGGGAAGTGGCTCCGGAGCTTCCTGCCGGGCAGGAGGGGCGGCAGGGAAAAGGCCACCGGCGCGGCGGAGACGGACCTGGCGCTGGCGCTGCCGGGTACGGGGACGGCCGTCACGACGCCGGCGTCCACGCCCGGCGCTAAGGAGAAGAGGCGGTGGAGCttccggcgcccggcggcggcgtcacccGCCAAGGACGCGCTGGGTGGCCGGCTCGCGGCCTACGGGTCACTGGAGCCGCGGGTGGTGGACCCGGACCAGcacgccgtggccgtggccatcgccaccgcggccgcggccgaggcagccatggcggccaagcacgccgcggccgccgtcgtcagGCTCTCGGCGTCCGCGCCGGGGTCCAAGCGCACGGTCATCGGCatcgacgaggccgccgccatcAAGATCCAGGCCGTCTTCAGATCCTACCTG GCGAGGAAGGCGCTGTGCGCGCTGCGGGGGCTCGTCAAGCTGCAGGCGCTGGTGCGCGGCCACCTCGTGCGCCGCCAGGCCAGCCACACCCTACGCTGCATGCAGGCGCTCGTCGCCGCGCAGCaacgggcgcgcgcggcgcgcctccGGATGCTCGACGACGAGAAGCCCTTCCGGACGCCGCGGACGACGCCGACCCGCCGCAGCTCGCCGCACCACCCCCGGTTCCGGCACCACCAG GACCCGGAGGAGAACGTCAAGATCGTGGAGGTGGacaccagcggcggcgccggcgaggtgcaCGGCACGCCGCGGACGTCCCGGCGCAGCAGCTGCTACGCCACGCCGCTGTGCCGCACGCCGTCCAAGAACGAGCTGTACCAGAAGGtctcgccgacgccgtccgccCTCACCGACGCCAGCGCGCGCACGTACAGCGGCCGGTACGACGACTTCTCCTTCGCTACCGCGCGGGCCAGCCCGTACCGCCACACGCCGTCgaggcaccaccaccaccaccacgatgACGAAGGCGCCGCGGACAAGCCCGCCGCCGACCACCCGCTGCTCGTGCCGAGCTACATGGCGAACACGGAGTCGTCGCGCGCCAAGGCGCGGTCCCAGAGCGCGCCAAGGCAGCGGCTGTCGgtgtcgtccgccgccgccggcgaggcggcctGCCCGTGGGAGAGGCAGGCGAGCAGCGGCCGGCGCAGGGCGTCGCTGGAGAGCCAGGCGCAGGCGACGCCCGGCGCGCGCGGGGTAGCGCCCAGGTACGGGCCCGTGCGCGTGCAGCGGTGCCCGTCGCAGGCGAGCGCGCCCGGGGCGTGCCCGTGGGGCTCCAGACTGGACCGGTGGAGCGCATCGGCGCACGACAGCGAGTGCGGGTCGACGAGCACGGTGAtgacggccgccaccaccacctactGCTGGTCGCTGGCCACCGACAACGCCGGCATGGCGTGA